The Rhopalosiphum maidis isolate BTI-1 chromosome 4, ASM367621v3, whole genome shotgun sequence region tattttattaagataaatacttagaaaaataaaataatgaaaataatacgttGTTGTGGCGCAGGTCGTTACTATTagaattcatattaaaatttcaattattgaggtattatcaaaaaatgtttttaaatttatacattttttttttttttttggtttgcaTAAatcttttctaaaaataaaataatttctatgtttaataattgagCAAAGCGTTtacaataaaagttaaatttactatGCATACCATCGTCCATCATACAAAAgtaaagaaaatgtattaatatatttttatttaaaaatgtattttagttttttttttaaattgtatttcttgtctaaataacgaaatatgcattttaaattttcgttttatacttgtgatcatattatattttaatggatcTTTAGTTTGGTCTACTGGGCAGTAGACCAAACtaagtatagttttatagtagtataacatagaaaaatatgtaacgCTTAAAACATCGGGGACCTAATtagaagtttaataatttaattattttataaatagaatttaaatttatttgagtaaatattaaatattatatattatacttatacatataaatatatgatacatatataataattttattatttgcttcATTAGGTGATCATGAAGTTCGAAAACAAGTTGACGGATCGCTGTTGCCCAGACCACGAAAAgtacaattgttattattttttgaacctCGTGATTTACCAGACTCCAATAATTTTCATCTAAGTCAATATGGTCAATGGATCACTCATGACATCAGTCTCCTGTCACCAGATTTTTCaggtaaaaattagttttttacattatcatttatttaattcacaattaaaatttaaaactcataGGGTAAACTACTGAGGTAGTGTTTCTGTTATTAAGTaggttttaattgttaaattttataattgtataggtcATTGTAATAgatgtattcaatataaattaaattataaactatattacacgtaaaaaaatgaattttagtgGAGACACACCTCCGACCACTGCTTTAACTTTGAaggataatttgtattttatttatattaatctaaccTAATCATGTTATCTTACTTTTAAGCTCCTAAAAGAaccgttaaaatatttagttgaatagttctattataataaaatttgtgttatttttttaaaattctattaaaaataaaatgccatAATCGTatgtaaaaaatctattagatattaacttttttttaatttttgaagtttGGATCCTAAATTTAAAGAGTTCATCGATTATCACGTTGTATACCCCTTAATGTTAACTATATGCattagcattaataataataataaatatgctttCCCCCTGTTATGGGTGTTTTAGTAAGCAAGTATACTTTTTAGTTAgtaatttcctttttttttaaatgacaaaataagtaattcaattatattttataaataaatttttttcataatttattttaaatatatttaattctaaacaTTTGGTTATAGAAGTTAgttgaatattatgtacgtttgctaggtattataatgcatGCTACCCAACATTGACtatttgtaaacattaaacaattccattgtgtacatattactttattagtataaGTACATGTTGTATAGTACGCATTAGGCTTACATAGGTACCTTTATGACAGTAGAAATAATGGCATAGTATCAGATCACTGAtcgaatataatttacaatatttctgACTTTCAAGTTATACGTACTATGTTATATCacttagatttatttaattatttattttaaaatacaaatcatgATTTACAATTAAAGTTATTGTTGATCATGTGAATAGGACCACCAATATGTTGTGCCATTCCAATTAATGAGATAAACAACAATAGTCCATACCAATGTCAATTAGTTATTGAGGTACCTCTGAATGACCCAGTTCATGGTGGTAATCAAACATGTATGGAATTTAGACGTGCAATGACTGCTGCCAATAATTTCAACTGTTCAATAACTCCTCAAATTCCAgtgagttttaatttttaattaggtataattaataatcaatgtaaaattaaagcaaactttgtgtttataatttatgtatctaGGTACTATATACCAGTTGAAACGTGAGGGTTTggttttttatatgaaatattgtagttcattaaatgatttatttatacgttatatattttaaatagtaacaaataagaataaaaagagAGAGTGATCACGGGACGCTCGACTGTCTGCAGATGTGAAACATCAaaatttatggttattaaaagaatttatagttaatgaaaaccaatatatacatatggagcgaaataaattaaaacagagTTTCGTTAGTACTGTCACTGGTATTCTTACTCAATAACATTGCCCTTAAAATCTTCCagcacaataacaataatattggtaaaaaattattaattactgtgTTTATAAGCGGCGGTCGTAAAATTGATAGTAAACAACACAGGTGCAAGTGTACAACGCTACGAACGAAAACGCACACCGCGGCTATTTTGGGTTACATTTACTGATAAGCGCCACCGCCGCACAACATCGAAAGTGGGCAACGGCAACGGTTGAGAGTTGGCGTGCTATTATCGTTAATATCgtccaatattaatttttaaaacatataataacttattaaatgcCTATCATTTTTTTGGGTGttgtcaaaaaattattttttatattgtatattatgtttaatcgatataatataatataatgcacagAAAATCTTGAAATGCGTTCATACTCGATCTATATCTTAGATGTTCACAgaatgaacaatttaaaaatatatttacgagaAAACCTATAAAAGAGGccgtttcaattaaaaattaatagttatcaaaatttaaatcaaactactggaagtttatttatttttcttattattaattatctgaACTGTAAAGGCTCTTAAATCTAAACGAACAACACGATTGGATCCAACTCCATCATGTACATATAATCGTTATGTTTTTCAGgataattatttacgtattacattataattcccGAGGGCGTATCGTCGAGCCTATTTTAacagtatttttgtataaactatGAAGTATAATATCCTTAAAATTAGTATCTGTGCCGCCCAATCGTTTGAAATTCATCTATCCAATTTTCAGTTTCGTTGTGTATACTCTTTTATGCTTATATTCATGCTTTTGTTGTTCTCTGAAAATATTCCGATGGATTTGAAAgtctgaaaattaaatatctattttttacatctaccgaaaatttaatatatttatccacAACAttaaaggtataatatttgaatatttgataattcttTCACAGATGAATCAGGCGACATCGTTCATTGACTCTTCACAATTGTACGGACACCAATCAGCTAAGGCAAATTCGATTAGAACGTTTAATGGTGGGAAATTGATAACAGATATCGTAGATGAAAATCAGTTTTGTCCTCTAAGAAAAAGAAAAGGATCATTACTATGCGATGGGCGGGTTAACGTCGGTTATTGTTTTGAAGCCGGTAATAGTATACGCatgtttatgttaaattaaccataatttttactttatccaaatttaaaattggttaAATGTTACTGTTTTTATCCTACCTATTACTTAGACGTAACGTTcttaatgtacaataatgtacgatgtgtttaatgaaataattttatttaattaatagtagacatttaatttgttacttTATATTTCGTATACGACGTATCAAAAATGTAGTTAtgcgtaatttttataatcaagtaCACATACACATTTAACTAGTTGAATTCTTTGGTGCaaccattatttaataatttgaatttttaaaaacctatcATAACTTTTGagaatacatatatgtatatcaaagccttgtttaaatagaaatatagaatCATTTATACCATACATTTATGTGAATATCAGTTTGCTTACAATATGTTAtccgttttttaaatttatttttaattttcatagtaAGCAAACTgtgttaataaatcaatagataaaatgacttgaaaaatgtaaataaaaataaatgaaacgttgtattattttgttcataaaaaaaaaagttataaatatatatttttataaataatttttttttgcaggaGACCCAAGAATAAATCAACACTTTGGGATTACAtcgtatactattatgtttacCCGGTTTCATAACGTTGTGGCTGATTTGTTACAAAACATAAATCCTCAATGGAGTGATGAAGTGTTATATCAAGAAACTCGAAAATTCATTGGTGCACTAAaccaaataattacttatcgGGATTACTTGCCTATTTTacttggtatttatttttttttgaaaattactttagttttttgttttaatgtctAAATCAGtttaatggtataataatatttatattattataataaaaaaaatttggagtgaattttgtataaaaaaattattttgactacaaaaatatctgtcaatatacgtattttaattaacttcaCTAAACTTGACTAAGCTCCAACAAAGTGTCaagtgttatttaataatattattatagttacaattggcattattaaaaaatatataagcaatGATACATCAAAGAtaggtactaaaaattatttagtattgtactgctgtttatacaataatgtaatgttcccgacttaaaattttgtataatatttaaaattatttattcgttaaacattttttttaaacattttattaggctataattatagtttttattagttaattagaaaaaaaacggACATTAATTTGTAAGAAATGGTATAAGAATGTATAACTGAtgaatattgtgtaattattttttctttattaccgtttaaaatataaaactaaaattaatgtttcttatacattatatcctTAGGTGAATCATACACAAACAGCGTTGGCTTAAGtctttctaattttaaaaggaCAAACTACAATCCCTTACTCATGCCGCAATTGTCTATAGAATTTGCAGCTGGTGCTTTTCGAGTGCCACATAATACTGTGGCttctatatataagtaaaccttttctatttattgtgaaatattattattgtatattgattgttttatatatttttttttaatcgaaagttacataaacaataactatGATACAGTAGATACAGCCAAACTTAACGAATGGATGTCCAAACCTGATCCCTTATTAAAGGGCTCAAATCTTGACGATTTAGTCAGAGGCATGACGATAACACCGGGTCGTTATTATTCCCCGTCGTATAACTATctagtaagtatttaatactctgtaaatattttatatacttattgaaaACAGTAAAactatcatataaattataatatataataatttctagtataaaaaaaaatatatattatatatatatatatgtatatgtattaaggtggtattatgaaaatacataataatataacgcatTGTATCATCAAACACAGTGTTAGaaagcatttaaataaaagtgattattatgtacaccTATTTAAGTAACCTTATCGGTCTAATGGTATCCCAAatcaaactaattttattacctttttaaagtattattatgtattttaattatatttttaaatttaatcacctatttttaatgttaaatttaatatattttttttttattatgtatgaaattgtattataaataatttataaaagatataCCATTTACATAGTCTTCTctcactaaaaaatataatataatttaaatataatttgcaaaatgtaaatacccagtactattattgaaaattatttaaaacaaaatatatttgtttaagtattttaatttcgctTAAATACATAgtctaaactatttattaaatgtatttgagTAATACACTTTCAAAATATGCTTTACTGTACTGTAAATAGAAATTAGTTTGAAGGTTACATAGATACACAGACACAGTACATGATTTAgaatatgtacaattattatatatcattttattgtcattattatataattactgcGGATTCCGATAAATCCATACTtcgatcaatattatttagtataaaatcactttttaggttattctaaaataatatactctatCCATGAATTAGTATCCTATTATTGTATCTTCAATGCTTTATATATGAATAGTAAAGTCATCAGATCGTCTTTAAAAATGATCAGCATATAAGCTacgactaaattattttatagtttgacGACAgcaaaaaaagatttatattttttataagattaacattttgttttacaccatcaatatttttaaatattgttatagataTCAAATTTCATGTTCCATGGTCAAATCACTGGAGATCAAGATTTGCTGTCAGTGGACATTCAAAGAGGGCGCGATGTCGGCCTAAAGCCTTATACTAAGATGAGAGAATGGTGTGGTTTATcagaaataaattcatttgatGATTtactaagttttttaaattttgacgtaagttatagattttttttaaattttaaatataatattgttttaataataatcatactcGTATTGTTAATCAGTAAGTTAGAaaacactaaaattaataatttggttctcgtttgatattttaaataaataattaccgtTATTACTTAATAGCATTAGAATCACCTAAAATTACCCCCGTCTACTTCATGTAGCTTTGTAAAAcctaaagttatttatttttaaattgtattttgagtatttataaaatatggagTGTATTGTGTTGATTTACActctaaattaatgtattatcaatTACTTGATCCCAACTTAACtctatacatttgtattggactatattaattatatcagtcATGATTATAGGACGTCGAAACACTCAAAGATCTGTATGCGACTGTGGATGACATTGATCTACTCGTGGGAGCTTTACTCGAACCGCCAGTCGACGGTGGAACAGTTGGTCAAACTGCACAGTGCATCTTGGCTGATGGATTTTATCGTATTAGATACGGCGATCGGTTCTTTGTTGATGTGAGCGGACAACCGGGAAGTTTttcaataggtatatacagtTATTGGTATCTTTTTTAGGTTTACGATTTAATTCAT contains the following coding sequences:
- the LOC113560810 gene encoding peroxidase-like; protein product: MLNLIVWLCVTSVLGTSKSCNVEIDNDLVIYCGDGPDSNNIYYDKCAPEVTCIENAIYRTANGSCNNLMNPLWGSSVTPYIRLYDADYNDGDHEVRKQVDGSLLPRPRKVQLLLFFEPRDLPDSNNFHLSQYGQWITHDISLLSPDFSGPPICCAIPINEINNNSPYQCQLVIEVPLNDPVHGGNQTCMEFRRAMTAANNFNCSITPQIPMNQATSFIDSSQLYGHQSAKANSIRTFNGGKLITDIVDENQFCPLRKRKGSLLCDGRVNVGYCFEAGDPRINQHFGITSYTIMFTRFHNVVADLLQNINPQWSDEVLYQETRKFIGALNQIITYRDYLPILLGESYTNSVGLSLSNFKRTNYNPLLMPQLSIEFAAGAFRVPHNTVASIYNYINNNYDTVDTAKLNEWMSKPDPLLKGSNLDDLVRGMTITPGRYYSPSYNYLISNFMFHGQITGDQDLLSVDIQRGRDVGLKPYTKMREWCGLSEINSFDDLLSFLNFDDVETLKDLYATVDDIDLLVGALLEPPVDGGTVGQTAQCILADGFYRIRYGDRFFVDVSGQPGSFSIDKLRTLRNLDLGHVICATTKLDEVPINIFQPSIYSQMVKCSDHLLSLDLSAWKELS